The Dissulfurirhabdus thermomarina genome includes a region encoding these proteins:
- the rfaE2 gene encoding D-glycero-beta-D-manno-heptose 1-phosphate adenylyltransferase — protein sequence MTPVPETAATLRIGLCQIQPDPGAPGGNLRRVEAALRRLAAEGARLVLLPEFWATGPVTGPDPGLAAAAAAARERITALAGELGLFVAGTLPAPGPGGWTNTAEVIGPEGPLAAYRKIHLFAPMGEDRVFVPGDTPGFCTLPVAPGGVAAGLLVCFDLRFPELARELAWRGAALLLVPALWPRARRRHFRLLLAARAVENQCFVAAANACGQSHGTAWAGGSCVIDPTGRPLASAGADEAVLAVDLPLEAVPAARSAFATALPPTGWPFHAERKVLDLEALAAEVRRRQAAGQRVVFTNGCFDLLHAGHARYLEAARREGHALVVALNSDASVRGLKGPTRPITPQDQRARVVAGLEAVDYVVLFDDPTPLRVIEALRPDVLVKGADWAEDAIVGADLVRARGGRVVRVPLVPELSTTAVVDRILQRGGPASSKD from the coding sequence ATGACACCCGTCCCCGAAACCGCCGCCACCCTCCGCATCGGCCTCTGCCAGATCCAGCCGGATCCCGGGGCCCCCGGCGGCAACCTCCGCCGCGTCGAGGCGGCCCTCCGGCGCCTGGCCGCCGAGGGGGCCCGGCTCGTCCTCCTGCCCGAGTTCTGGGCCACGGGCCCGGTGACCGGCCCGGACCCCGGCCTGGCGGCCGCGGCGGCCGCGGCCCGGGAGCGGATCACCGCCCTCGCCGGGGAACTCGGCCTCTTCGTGGCCGGCACCCTCCCGGCCCCGGGGCCGGGGGGATGGACCAACACCGCGGAGGTGATCGGGCCGGAGGGCCCCCTGGCGGCCTACCGCAAGATCCACCTCTTCGCCCCCATGGGGGAAGACCGGGTCTTCGTCCCCGGCGACACCCCGGGGTTCTGTACCCTCCCGGTCGCCCCCGGCGGGGTCGCCGCCGGGCTCCTCGTCTGCTTCGACCTCAGGTTCCCGGAGCTGGCCCGGGAGCTGGCCTGGCGGGGGGCGGCCCTGCTCCTGGTGCCGGCCCTCTGGCCCAGGGCCCGCCGGCGCCACTTCCGCCTGCTCCTCGCCGCCCGGGCCGTGGAGAACCAGTGCTTCGTGGCCGCCGCCAACGCCTGCGGCCAGTCGCACGGCACCGCGTGGGCGGGGGGATCCTGCGTCATCGATCCCACGGGGCGCCCCCTGGCCTCGGCGGGGGCCGACGAGGCGGTCCTGGCGGTGGACCTGCCCCTCGAGGCCGTCCCGGCGGCGCGCTCGGCCTTCGCCACGGCGCTCCCGCCCACGGGCTGGCCCTTTCACGCCGAACGCAAGGTCCTCGATCTCGAGGCCCTGGCCGCCGAGGTCCGACGCCGCCAGGCGGCGGGCCAGCGGGTGGTCTTCACCAACGGGTGCTTCGACCTCCTCCACGCCGGCCATGCCCGGTACCTCGAGGCGGCCCGTCGCGAGGGCCACGCCCTGGTGGTGGCGCTCAACAGCGACGCCTCCGTCCGGGGGCTCAAGGGGCCGACCCGGCCCATCACGCCCCAGGACCAGCGCGCCCGAGTGGTGGCCGGCCTCGAGGCGGTGGACTACGTGGTCCTCTTCGACGACCCCACCCCGCTCCGGGTGATCGAGGCCCTTCGCCCCGACGTCCTGGTCAAGGGGGCCGACTGGGCCGAGGATGCCATCGTCGGCGCCGACCTCGTCCGGGCCCGCGGCGGCCGGGTGGTCCGGGTGCCCCTGGTGCCGGAACTCTCCACCACCGCCGTGGTGGATCGGATCCTCCAACGCGGGGGGCCGGCCTCGTCAAAAGATTGA
- a CDS encoding flagellar basal body-associated FliL family protein, protein MTAKEREETTEGAGQEQAQKKSPIFLILLVVLALAGAGAGAYFFFFSAPSDEELAKEIAQEKGALTQPRNTPKVGVLMPLEPFVVNLADPRARHFLKASITLELVDDSAKDDADRLLPRIRNDIIMLLTSQTMEDVITLEGKIRLRDQLIARVNRILGQGRVKNVYFAQFVVQ, encoded by the coding sequence ATGACTGCCAAGGAAAGAGAAGAAACCACGGAAGGAGCCGGCCAGGAGCAGGCGCAGAAGAAGTCGCCCATCTTCCTCATCCTGCTGGTGGTCCTGGCACTGGCCGGGGCCGGGGCCGGGGCGTATTTCTTCTTCTTCTCGGCCCCCAGCGACGAGGAGCTGGCCAAGGAGATCGCCCAGGAGAAGGGCGCCCTCACGCAGCCGCGCAACACCCCCAAGGTGGGGGTCCTCATGCCCCTCGAGCCCTTCGTGGTGAACCTCGCGGACCCCCGGGCCCGCCACTTTCTCAAGGCCTCCATCACCCTGGAGCTCGTGGACGACAGCGCCAAGGACGACGCCGACCGGCTGCTGCCGCGGATCCGAAACGACATCATCATGCTGCTGACCAGCCAGACCATGGAAGACGTCATCACCCTGGAGGGCAAGATCCGCCTGCGGGACCAGCTCATCGCCAGGGTGAACCGCATCCTCGGCCAGGGGCGGGTCAAGAACGTCTACTTCGCCCAGTTCGTCGTCCAGTAG